In Dermacentor silvarum isolate Dsil-2018 chromosome 2, BIME_Dsil_1.4, whole genome shotgun sequence, the following proteins share a genomic window:
- the LOC119440513 gene encoding LOW QUALITY PROTEIN: uncharacterized protein LOC119440513 (The sequence of the model RefSeq protein was modified relative to this genomic sequence to represent the inferred CDS: inserted 1 base in 1 codon) → MKLHLLCCSLLVLCRTGCATDGISSLFSGPDVRFLVLDDVPRSREPIMLEQRSYPGRAYGRNALFSRDDEDSDLFSENEFLEDDTRVRNHAEPWRESRTGGWELEDMLARRRPRVLARNKTLWGGGRGGGGGVRRHSFSSLLDEFDPALAPRAPADQSGLVRLGVHRIWYPGGQVPIEVKLKPRDDSRSYVVVIAKTVPDLKNLTKGGAGDARAGGRPEPGGGRGAVSVPRTQSMYTYRVPAPYLPTEPRHLFVTVLMLSPGPGVDLRVYRRYKLIAVIGDCRFLDEEEYDKSPNCKSAMVAGRTEVLCVCKVDASTTTQRPASPVPAVTTPTTPKLQLREKFKPRKTLERRLFQLPNLTPISNCTLAQRTYFHRLLQREYPLDNITTAELLAVQIMQAENVLNNQTLYWTCNAFAPIDEDRVILEKAKLRSLSIRRLEEILSKHYQACPLVAAGTVLAMQGPAIEVDYRVHEAAVNTLRKSVRVLSRLPTKTRRVMQELPNVIRSVLKGESLILAHRGSVETREQVCNLSSEAMAVMDDTVNLVVQTQQGGSGDRAVYMASGISLWYSRVDVAQMRRKARXYVKPRIMLTYDKSLYAYSKSLSVVVTVYQKNPFHCAMTMGPITTDLVRPYIRDEATGMRIRGTSDRRRTLKVALQPEVTHGEDAMAQLTASTMMIVKFKLPKSDGAIVVKIHPEFIKYFFMAFVHTGSEPSTRDLSQGQMYVLHPLASFVVVIPEEYKAREGDEMYVTFVPLVERSVKALNFKDVKYPFWHRSDMSIWYSVSAIHWYCVNKSPDGSSLGTNEACVFSNVSRLGEIICECHQNASAIAGTSTKVSFTTHLKPLENVSSEAGGPGEKEEPNFYFLQYLIPILLAALWVNFVVLFYWTMKIAEIDEQTGATAIAPENKPGNKEIYVLIFQTSYVQYAETTAKIQVELHGTEGTSGKFTLRDPRCNPYFLLAGSTNGLLLTTQQTLGNIIVLSIFSDSEGTRPSWHLKKVDVFHEGTPEKFLFVVDKWLRFQDQDHADILPFVEGHGKKMSIMFQLTFPRVFRLCHLLVSVFAWPSGSRYTRLQRLVTILFLGVLTMFMAMVLRGFHPMPGEAEPGFAKEAERGCIIAAVVFLAGVILQILFTFSKQMPPEKVRLASRDSHAEAAKTARVLTTTKFTQYTRNPEIKITYEMPEYRDESAAAVSRDARSLSLAEERVEEGILPTPFLYIGLLVALVLSVVLSGFMVPIGLKYTYNANVSWFKSLIVAILLNNIVIDVIKSVGVAGYVASRKKK, encoded by the exons GCCGAGCCGTGGCGGGAGAGCAGGACCGGTGGCTGGGAGCTGGAGGACATGCTAGCCAGGCGCCGGCCCCGGGTGTTGGCTCGCAACAAAACCCTCTGGGGAGGAGGACGGGGAGGAGGTGGGGGAGTCCGGAGGCACTCGTTCAGCTCTCTGCTGGACGAGTTCG ATCCGGCCCTCGCTCCCCGAGCCCCAGCCGACCAGAGCGGCCTTGTTCGTCTCGGCGTGCACCGAATCTGGTACCCCGGAGGCCAGGTACCTATCGAGGTCAAGCTCAAGCCAAGGGATGACTCGCGGTCATACGTG GTGGTGATCGCGAAGACGGTGCCGGACTTGAAGAACCTGACAAAAGGTGGCGCAGGGGACGCACGTGCAGGAGGCCGACCGGAGCCCGGCGGCGGTCGCGGTGCCGTGTCGGTACCGCGAACTCAATCCATGTACACGTACCGCGTGCCAGCACCGTACCTGCCCACAGAGCCGCGTCACCTGTTCGTCACGGTTCTCATGCTGTCGCCCGGACCTGGCGTCGACCTGCGTGTCTACCGGCGTTACAAGCTGATCGCCGTCATCGGGGACTGCCGCTTCCTTGACGAAGAGGAGTACGACAAGTCACCCAATTGCAAG AGTGCCATGGTGGCGGGTCGCACCGAGGTGTTGTGCGTGTGCAAGGTGGACGCGAGTACGACCACGCAGCGGCCGGCATCGCCTGTGCCGGCGGTCACCACGCCTACCACACCGAAGCTGCAGCTGCGCGAGAAGTTCAAGCCGCGCAAGACGTTAGAGAGGAGGCTCTTCCAACTG CCGAACCTGACACCCATCAGCAACTGCACGTTGGCCCAGAGGACCTACTTCCACAGGCTGCTCCAGAGGGAATATCCACTGGACAACATAACCA CTGCTGAGCTGCTGGCCGTGCAGATCATGCAGGCGGAGAACGTGCTCAACAACCAGACGCTGTACTGGACCTGCAACGCCTTCGCGCCCATCGACGAGGACCGCGTTATACTCGAGAAGGCGAAG CTCAGGTCTCTCTCGATTCGGCGGCTGGAGGAGATCCTCTCGAAGCACTACCAGGCGTGCCCCCTGGTGGCCGCGGGAACCGTGCTCGCCATGCAGGGACCCGCCATCGAGGTCGACTACCGAGTGCAC GAGGCAGCGGTCAACACCCTCCGCAAGAGCGTCCGCGTACTGTCACGCCTGCCGACCAAGACGAGGCGTGTTATGCAAGAACTGCCCAACGTCATAAG GTCCGTCCTGAAAGGGGAATCCCTTATCCTGGCACACAGGGGAAGCGTTGAGACCCGTGAG CAAGTGTGCAACCTGTCGAGCGAGGCGATGGCCGTGATGGACGACACCGTGAACCTGGTGGTGCAAACGCAGCAGGGCGGCAGCGGCGACCGCGCCGTCTACATGGCCAGCGGCATCTCGCTCTGGTACTCGCGCGTCGATGTCGCCCAGATGCGGCGCAAAGCCC TCTACGTCAAGCCGAGGATAATGCTCACCTACGACAAGAGCCTCTACGCGTACTCGAAGTCCCTCTCCGTCGTC GTTACGGTGTACCAAAAGAACCCGTTCCACTGCGCCATGACCATGGGCCCGATCACTACAGACTTGGTGAGGCCGTACATCAGGGACGAGGCGACCGGCATGCGCATACGCGGCACATCCGACAGAAGGCGTACCCTGAAGGTGGCGCTCCAGCCCGAAG TTACGCACGGCGAAGACGCCATGGCGCAACTCACGGCTAGCACCATGATGATTGTCAAGTTCAAGCTACCCAAAAGTGACGGCGCCATCGTGGTCAAGATTCACCCCGAGTTCATCAAGTACTTCTTCATG GCATTCGTGCACACGGGCTCGGAGCCCAGCACCCGGGACCTGTCGCAGGGCCAGATGTACGTCCTGCACCCGCTCGCCAGCTTCGTGGTCGTCATCCCCGAGGAGTACAAGGCGCGCGAGGGCGACGAGATGTACGTCACGTTCGTGCCGTTGGTCGAGCGGTCGGTCAAGGCGCTCAACTTCAAGGACGTCAAGTACCCCTTCTGGCACCGCAGCGACATGAGCATCTGGTACTCGGTATCGGCCATACACTGGTACTGCGTCAACAAGAGTCCCGACGGTAGCAGCCTCGGCACGAACGAGGCCTGCGTG TTCTCGAACGTGAGCCGGCTGGGCGAGATCATCTGCGAGTGCCACCAGAACGCGTCGGCCATCGCGGGCACTTCGACCAAGGTGTCGTTCACGACGCACCTCAAGCCGCTGGAGAACGTGTCCTCCGAGGCCGGCGGCCCCGGCGAGAAGGAGGAGCCCAACTTCTACTTCCTCCAGTACCTCATCCCCATCCTGCTGGCCGCCCTGTGGGTCAACTTCGTCGTGCTCTTCTACTGGACCATGAAGATAGCCGAGATAGACGAGCAGACG GGGGCAACGGCCATAGCGCCGGAGAACAAGCCTGGCAACAAGGAAATCTACGTCTTGATATTCCAGACCAGTTACGTGCAG TACGCCGAGACGACGGCCAAGATCCAGGTAGAGCTGCACGGCACCGAAGGCACGTCGGGCAAGTTCACGCTGCGCGACCCCCGCTGCAACCCGTACTTCCTGCTTGCCGGCAGCACCAACGGGCTGCTGCTTACCACGCAACAGACGCTCGGGAACATCATCGTGCTCAGCATCTTCTCCGACAGCGAGGGTACCAGGCCGAGCTG GCACTTGAAGAAAGTCGACGTGTTTCACGAGGGCACGCCGGAAAAGTTCCTCTTCGTGGTGGATAAGTGGCTCCGGTTCCAAGACCAGGACCACGCCGACATCCTGCCTTTCGTGGAAGGCCATGGCAAGAAGATGTCCATCATGTTCCAGCTTACGTTCCCCAG GGTGTTTCGGCTGTGCCACCTCCTGGTGAGCGTGTTTGCGTGGCCCAGCGGCAGCCGCTACACGCGCCTCCAGCGGCTGGTGACCATTCTGTTCCTGGGCGTGCTCACCATGTTCATGGCCATGGTTCTGCGCGGTTTCCATCCGATGCCCGGCGAAGCTGAACCCGGATTCGCCAAGGAGGCCGAGCGCGGATGCATCATCGCGGCCGTCGTCTTCCTTGCCGGGGTCATCCTGCAGATTCTGTTCAC GTTCTCGAAGCAGATGCCGCCGGAGAAGGTCCGGCTGGCATCTCGCGACAGCCACGCCGAGGCGGCCAAGACTGCGCGGGTGCTCACCACCACCAAGTTCACGCAGTACACGCGCAACCCGGAGATCAAGATCACCTACGAGATGCCCGAGTACCGGGACGAGAGCGCCGCCGCGGTCTCCAGGGACGCCAG GTCGCTGTCGCTGGCCGAGGAGCGCGTCGAGGAAGGCATCCTGCCGACACCGTTCCTGTACATCGGGCTGCTGGTGGCCCTGGTGTTGTCCGTCGTGCTGTCGGGCTTCATGGTGCCCATCGGCCTCAAGTACACGTACAACGCAAACGTCTCCTGGTTCAAGTCGCTCATCGTCGCCATTCTGCTCAACAACATCGTCATCGACGTCATCAAGTCTGTCGGCGTGGCCGGTTACGTGGCCAGCAGGAAGAAGAAGTAG